The genomic DNA AGATAACGGCGATTTATTAGTAACAGAAACACAAAAATATGTTTTTACTGACCAACATTCTCCTGAACATTATCGATTTATCAAGTTAGATCGGGTTAAAGAAATTAAAGATGTTCAAGTATTTGAAGATGATCATCTCTTACCGATAGAAACCGCTACTGAAGGCGATCGCTTTTGGATTAAGTGGCAAGAAAATTTAAGCGATTTAGATACTCATACTTTTATTTTAAAATATCGTGCCATTGGCGCAACTATCAATAATTACGGAGCAGATCGACTAAACTGGAAAGCAATTTTTCCCAAAAGAGATGCACCAATCAATCATGCAGAAATCGTAGTTAATCTACCTGAATCTTTAGTAGGCACAGTCAGAAATTACTATAGTATGGGAGGAGATTTTAACAGTAGTTTAATAGGCGATCGCACGATCAAATTTAATTCTCTTCGGTCTTTATTGCCAGGAGAAGCTTCACTGATCAAAGTTACTTTTTTAGGTAACTTTTTGAACTTAAACCCAATTAATCATTCATCTGCTAAAAATTCAGCATTTTTATTAGCTTTTATTATCTTGATGATCTTACTTTCGGTCATGATTTTTATTATTTCTAGTTTATCTACTACAGTCGATCTTCAACCTGAATCAAAATCAAAATCAAAATCCCGTAAAACTAGCAGTAGTGGTTCTGATAGTTTTGGTGGTTGTGGAGGCGGTTGCGGAGGCGGCTGCGGAGGTGGTTGTGGAGGCGGCTGCGGAGGCGGTTGCGGAGGTGGTGGTTAAGATGATCAGATCGATCTCCAGGCGTTGCATCTCTGTAAGGCGATCTGATCGGGTTACCTATTTACTTTTCTCGAAGATCCACTCTTGGTATTTACGGGGTGCATTCTTTAATGCTTCTATTATTTCAGTGTTGTCTTTAAACTCAACCTGAGATAGATGAGATGTCTCTACATAAAATTTGACCTTATCTTCAGTAAAACACCAAGGAGTAACTGTGAGGGAGTTCTCATCAGACATAGCAATATAGTATTTTTGACCATCAGGCCCATCGTTTATTTCTAGCTTACGGTTATTATCGGGAATTTGCTGCTGACATAAAATTAGAGACAGGCGATCGCACCATTTCATAAACTGATAAGAAGAGTCGGCTTCTTTTTGGCTTACGCCTAATTCTTTGCACCAAACTTGTTGTAAGCGTTTCTGTTCCTTAACAAAGTCAGCAATTTCTTTTGGTTCATTGCTTTGATGTAGAAAACAAGTATGCATTGAAGTTAATAACGCTACCCATCGTCCTCGATATAACGCTGATTCGATGTGCTTGTTTAACTTTTCTACCGATGATTTCTGTTTTTCTAAGGTAAAATCTTTGGGCGCACCAGCCTCGGTTAACATATCTTCTTCCCATTCCTTTTCTAGATCGTCATGATGAGAAATAGCAGCAATAGTATCGATAATGCGTAGAGGTGAATCCGCTTGATTCCAATGTGCCGCAATTTGGGCTGCGAGTAGAGCATGGGCGCGATGGTAAATAATTTCCCAGCCGTCCGCTTTCATGTTTACAATCATCTTTATTTTCCTCCACCACTAATATTTTTTTGTACGTATTGTTGAACTAAGGGGTTCATCTGAATTACCATCGTTTCCATAAATTCTCGATTTGTTGTTGTCCACTGTCGAGGATGCTCAAACACACAGGGTTGTACAATTCCCCACAACTTTCCTTCTGCACAAAGATGAGCATGAATCAAAGCTCGATGTCCAAATTCACGAGCCTCATACTCACGGTTTACTATCTCAGGAGAAGCAGTTTCTACATCTTCTACATACACCGCAGGTTTACAATTTAAAGCTGCTGCAAACAGGGGATCTTTAGCTTCTAGATCTGTTTCTACTCTCCATTGATTACTGCTAAGGTCAGGAACTTGGGGATTACGACAATAGCAACAAGCTACCTGACCTAGACGGCTTTGAGGATCGCGAACATAAAGAAAACAGCGATCGACCTCTAAAGTATTGGCGATCGCTGTTACTAACTTGACTAAAATATTTTTGGGATCTGCTGAATTAGACAATTTTTTACTTGATAATTGAGAAAAAGAGCAAAAGCGTTACTGATTTAATAGCTAACTGCTAGAAAACCAGCGATCGCAAGTGTGGGTGCAGTGCAAAAGTTCCTTAATATTATTTTATCTATATCGATCTATAAAGTTCATATATCGAAAGTTAATGTTTTTCCCCATATAGAGTTAATATCAAGTTCGCATGATTACTTTAAATAAAGTTATTCCCTAATTCCCTAGTTCCCTAATTCCCCACTATTCAAACATTTAACTGTTCAAACGTACCTGATATAATATCTAGCTAGAAAATTTCAGTTTCAGTCTAATAAATAGTTAGATTGTGAGCGGAAGATTCTATGTCAAGGTATTTTGCAGTACTAACAATTGTACTACTGCTTGGAATGGTATTGATATCGAACTTTGCTGATGAAAAAAAAGTATAGAAGCAATGAATTTCGGGTCGGAGTGATTATAATTTCAGTTCGTCACAATTACCTGTAAAGTGAAATAAAAAGTTGAAGAGCATTTTAGACAGCTATGTACGTGCTAATTGGTGGATCGGGTTTAGTAGGACTAAGTTTAGCCCAAAAACTAGTGGAACTTAGGCATACGGTCGCCGTTGTCGATATTGATCCTAACGCTTGTCGCTATGCCCGGGAACAATTGGGGGTAATGGCTTTTGAAGGCAGCGCTGTGAAGACAGAAGTATTGTTAGAAGCGGGAATTCTTAAAGCCGATGCCGTGGCAGCCGTTCTCCGAAACGATGCTTTGAACTTAGCACTGGTGGCGCTGGCTAAAAATTACGGTGTTCCTCAAATTCTCTCTCGAATGCGCCATCGCGATTTTGCCGATCCCTTATCCTTAACAGGAGCCACTCATATCGTCAGTACTGTCGATTTAGCGGTTTCAACGATGGTTAATGCCATCGAGTATCCCCAAGTGGAATCGATGATGCACTTCGAGCAAGGACAGATAGAAGTTCTAAAACTTGCCATCCCCAACAATTGCTACGTGGTAGGTCGTAGCGTCGCCGAAATTGCCCAAGATCCGAAGTTTCCTACGGGTTCTCTTGTCATTGGCTATCAAGCTCATCCCCACGAGGATTTGACTATCCCTAACGGCAGTACAGTCCTTGAGTCCGGTTCGACCATATTGATGGTGACTAAACCCGGACTATTACATCAAGTCATTGATTTTATTGAAGGCTGTAAATAATTAGTTTTAATGAAACATAGAGCGTCCTATTGAGATCGCTGCTCTGGCTTCTGTCGATTTTTTTGTTGATACGACTGATACAAGTGGAGGTTCGGGAGCGAATTTTATTGTCGAGTGGGTCGCTCAAACAGAAGTTTCTGAACCTGCCATTGAGGCAATTATGATTGGTAGTAGTTTCCAACAAGGAATTTCTTTTATCAGTCCCGGCAGAGTCATTAAAAATCAAAATCATCGCAAACCTTCAACTTCTGTACCGGGTTTCTAAAAAAACCCTAGTCCTCCTCTAACCTTAGCAGTTGTTCGTCGATAGTTTGTAAGCGCGATCGCACAATTGTTTCTGAGAGGATTCGCTTACGCATCGCCTCGTTGAGCGCTGCTTTCTCTGCTAACAGTAAGCGGCGGCGAATTGTATCGAGTTTAGTCAACTCGTTACTTTGATTGCCAAACTCATCCGAACGATGATTATAGATCTCGCGCAATGCCTTTTCTGCCCCTGCTACTCGCACCTGATAAGCAGCTCGCATTTCTTCATAAACAGCTTTGGGCAATACTCCTGACTTCAAAAGACTGTCTAATTCATCCTGAGCTGCTTTAGCTGTCATCAACTGGGCTTGCCATTGTTCAATCTGTTGGCGAGAGCTTGAAAAGTTAGATAATTTCAGCCGCTTAACTAGCCAAGGTAAGCTTAATCCCTGTCCTACCAGGGAGAAAAGTACTGCACCAAAGACCAAAGTAATGATTTCTGCTCGTTCTGGCAGAGCGAAAGGAACGCTAAGAGCCAGTGCCATCGAAAGAGAGCCTTTAATGTTACCGAAAAACAGAACGTGCTGCCAGCGTAGGGGAATTGGACGGTCAAACCAGCGAAGCCCTGCTAAAAGTGGATAGACTGAAAAAATTCGTCCTAGTTGGTACGCGAGAACGACGAACAGAATGGATGGCAAGATCCTCCAAAGCGTTATTGGGTTAATTTCTATACCAATTAGCAGAAAAATAAAGGAATTGACCCCAAAACTGGCATATTCCCAAAAACTCAACAATGTAATTCGCTCAGAAGCGGAAGGAGTGCGAGAAATCCCAAGATTTCCGAAAATCAATCCAGCCACGACCACAGCCACAGCACCCGATACGCCGAGAAATTGTCCAACCTGAAAAGTTCCTAATGAAACTGCGACTGTGAGTAAGAGACTGCTGAGGGGATCGTCTAAACGAGTAAATATCGGTAGACTCAAGTAACCCAAGACCAATCCTACGACACTGCCTCCGAGAGCGACATACAGTAGTTCTTGAACTCCCCCTAGAAAGGTGAGCGAACCTGTTTCATATACTGTCAAAATCAGGTTAAACGAAACTAAAGCAGCAGCATCATTTAAAAGGGTTTCTCCTTCAACGATGGTGGAAAGCTTTGAGGGGACGTGGATTTCTTTAAAAACGGCAATCATGGAGACTGTATCTGTGTTTGCCAGGATTACTCCTATAAGCAGTGCGGGGATCCAAGTCAGTCCAAGCCCAAATTTTAACAGAGCAGCAATAATAGCAGAAGAAAACACCGACCCTGGACCAGCTAGCAGGGCAATTGGTTTAAATGTGCTTCGTAAACGACTGAGATCTGTATTAATAGCAGCGTCAAAGAGCAGAATTGGCAGGAGAAGATTCAAAACCAGGGAAGGATCTAAACCAATACGACGAGAAAATACCTCAGTAATCGGCAAACCTGCTAATACCAAACCCGTGACATAAGGAATTCGCAGCCATCGTGACAAAAGAGCTACGCCAGTGGCAACGAGCAAGAGAATGACGAGAATTTGAACTAAAGAAGAAACATTCATTTAAACAGATCTTATAAATCCTAAATAGGTTTTATAAAGTATAAAGGCTACTACTTTCAACTTTTCATCAATAATTTCTTGTTCTTCTGGTGTCATACTTAGTTCACAATAGTTTATATGTTCATCTTTCGGCAGAGATACAAACAACAATTAAAGTTGGTCAACGTCATGGCAAGCCAATTGTTCTCATAGTTCTTGCTCAAAAAATGCATGAGTCTGGACATCAATTTTACTTGTCAGATAAAGGCGTTTGGTTAACTCAGTCAGTTCCTATACAATTTAACTGTTAAAAATATTTTTGATGCTTACTTTATTGATATTGCTTAATCACCTATTTTTGGGGTTAGTTAATTACCAAAAAAATCCACGCTAAAATCTGAAATTAGCGTGGAAAGAAGGATTTTAATTTTTAGTTCAAAAGCAATATTCTCTTTTTTTTCCTATTTACTTCTGCAATCAATCTAATAACTAACAGCCACAAACCCAGCGATCGCACTGGCTACTAAAGAGGTGAAAGAAGCACCGAATAACCACCAAGCTGCATCGCTAACGGCTTTTCTGGTATCTTTGGCTTGTCTTTTCGCTTCTGCTTTAATAGCGCTCAGACGTTTTTGGGTTTCTTGCTGGATACGTTCAGCTTGATTCAATACGCCATCTCGTGCTTCCTCAATGCGATTAACAATCTGATTAGCTTGTTCTTCAGAAATGTCTTCGCGAGAACTTAAGACAGCAATTAGAGTATCACGATCAAATTCACCTAAGCGATCGCGCAAGGCTTCAAATCCTACTTTGGGATCGTCAAATATTTGAGCAAAGTCTTGTTTAATCCCTTCATAGTTAAGTTCGGGACGTTCTAGAGAATTGAGATAATCTCGAACCTTACCGAAAATACTGTCAAGCACAGACTGCATCTTCTGTTGAATCTGTTGAAACTGCTCTTGGATTGAGTCACGCACGGATACAATGCGAGCGACAATTTGATTGGCTTCTTCTTCGGATATGTCTTCTCGTTGAGAAAGTACCGCAACCAAAGTTTCGCGATCAAACTGAGAAAATCGTTCTAGCAAAGTACCCATTCCTGCACGGGGATCTTGCACTAAGATTTGCAGATCGCGCTTGATTCCTTCAGGATTAAGTTCTTCTTTATCAGTATTGCGCAGATAGTTTTCCAGATTGGCTTCAAAGTCCAATACCTGTTTGGTGGTTCGTTTTGCCAAACGCTGTGGCGCACGAACGATATTTTGAATTGCCTCTTCTACTTGGTCGATAGTTTGATTAACTTGCTCTTCGCTCAAGTCTTCTCGCTGGGATAGTAATTTGACTAGAGTTTCCCGATCTACTTGAGAAAGGCGATCGCGCAAGGCTAAAGCACCTTCTTTGGGATTATCGAGCAATTTAGTCAAATCTTGCTGAATTCCTTCAGGATTAAGCTCTTGTAAGTTAGTATTGCGCAGATATTCGCTAATCGAAGCGATTGTTGCTTGGGAACGTTGTTTAGCTTGCTCGGCTACCTGCTGTGGTGCTTGCAAAATACGATCTCGTACAGATTCAGCGCGATCGATAATTTGATTGATTTGTTCTTCGCTCAAATCTTCTCGCTGTGATAATAGCTGTACTAGAGTATCGCGATCAAACTGTGATACTCGCGTCTGTAAAGCTTTAAATCCTGCTTGTGGATCTTCTAGCAGCGTTTGTAATTCCCGTTCAATCGCGTCGGGATTTAGTTCTTCTTTTTGAGTATTACGCAGATAGTCTTCCACTCTTTGTCTTACTTCTTGAGCCTTGGCTTGCGTTTGCTCTTGCAATTCTCTGGCTCGATTTAAAACATTCTCGCGGGTATGCTCAAGTTGACCGACGATATTATTAGCTTCTTCTTCACTAATGTCGTCTCTTTGCTTGAGTAGTTGCACCAGAGTATCGCGATCGAATTGCGAGAAGCGTTTTTGTAGCTCTTCCAATCCTGCGTTTGGATCTTCGAGTAGAGTAGAAAAATCCTGTCCAATCGCGTCAGGATTAAGCTCTTCTTTACCAGTCGAACGGAGGTAATTTTCAATTCTGCTACGCAGATCTTGAGATGTTTCTTCACTGTCGGCATTTTGCACAGTTTCTAGAACTTCGATGCGTATTTGCTCCATGTCTTTAGCAATGTTGCCAATTCTCGATGGACTGAAATCGCCGCGTCGTTTCAGTAAATAAACAAAATACTCTTTATTGAGTTGTGACAATTGTTGGCTAACGCTTCCAGCATTGGCATTAGGATCGTAGATAACTTCTTTGAATTCATCGATCAGATTGCGATGGTTAAATTGCCAAGGCAATGAATTGAGAATGTAATCTTCTATGTCAGCTTGAATCGTCTTAGAAGATGCGACAGGAGCTATTTCTGTTACTTTTTCGCCTGCTTTATCTCTCAACTCTTGTAACTTATGAGTAATCTGCTCGACATCTACTTGTTGAGCTTTACCTTTAAGCTGTTGCAATTGGCTAGTGATTTTGTCGATATCCACATCAGAAAGGTTAACTCTCTCCATGACGGCTGGTATAGCCCTACCAACGCCTGTTTGAACAGCTTGTCTGACTATGCCATTACTTTTGCCATTGCCCGATGTTCCCGCTGCAACTAATTCTTGAATTCGTTCGTTGAGCTTTTCTGTATTCAGCTCGTCTGGGTTGGTTTCTTTGATTAAAGTAATGATTTTCTCAGTGGGATTTTGGCGATTGAGAACTTGTTGCCAAACACCTTCTAGTTGCTCGCCAACGCGGTTAAGATCTGTTTTAGACAAGTTGGTACGACTGCCTAGAAAATCTATCAAAGTCTCACGGTTGATATTGTTGAGCAAATCGCGTTGCGAAGCTATGCCCCCAGGCATATCGCCGAGAGATTCTAAATCTACATCACCTAGTAACTTTTCAAATTGAGAGCGAATTTCGGGAATATTTAATGAAGGTAATTGTAGAGAACTTAAAGAAGTCGCTAAAGTCTGATTGAGTTTTTCAGGAGTTAAACCAGAAGTTAATTCTTCACGCACGGCAGCAGTAATATCTTCAGCTGTGGCGATCGCACTTTTTCTGGCAATATTGGCACCAATCGCACCAGTTGCTGTTCCCATCAACCCTTGTAAGCCAGAGGTGGCAGTATTAACTAAAGAACCAATTAAAGAACCTACTGCCGAGGAACCCAGCCACATAATCAGCGAAAAATAGGCAGCCCAGATCACTATCCCAATAATTACACCTAGTAAGGGGCTTTCAATCAAACTCAGTTTGACTGCTAAATAGGAAGCAGCGAATAAGGCAATACTGCCAGTAATTAATGCCCAAAGCCCAATTTTTGCTTCAGTTTTACGAACTTTTCCGCCTAAAGTATCTGGTCGATCATCATCGTCATCGTCGTCATCGCTAGCTAGAATCGGAATTCCGACAGCAACTGTAAAATTAGTTAATAATAATTGAAAGGCAAATGCCATTAAGATCCCAGCCAATAATGCTACCAGGAATTTGGGGCCAGAAAAAAGAACGGAAGATTCTTCTGGCATTAAATCTCTTTCAACTATTGAATATTGCGCTAGCTTGTATAAATTAAAAACAAGTTCATTAGCAAACATAATTATTTATTTCCTCGCCTAGTTTAATTAACTCGTATCGTTTTCTTGAGGAATGCGTTAATTACTACTAGGCTAGACTTTTTCTTAACTTTGCCAGCACCTCCTAAAGTAATAAGTTTTGCTCCACCCAAAGATAGATTTATCAATGAGCAGTGAGCAGTGAACAATGAGCAATGAGCAATGAGCAATGAGCAATGAACAGTAAACAGTGAGCAGTGAACAATTGATTAACCGACACGGTAGCCCGAATGCCCTAAAGGACGAAGCGACCCTAAAGGTAAGTAGTTAGGCGGAATTAAATATAAAACCAAAAACAAGATAAATTTTAATGGTAATTAGTTATCTCTCCCTAATTCCCTAGTTCCCTAATTCCCTACCAGACTATCTTCTAATTAATCTGACCTACCTACTTATATCCGTAGGTGTACCACAAGGGCATAACATATTCGTGATAGACACCGTTGTGTTGTTAACTACTGACGGATTCTCTTAAACGACGAAGGCGATCGCTATAACTACGCATTATTTCTAAAGCAAACATGGGAGTTTGTTGTACAGCAAAAAGAAAGTTTTTGCGTTCCATAATGGCTAACTTGCAATCGGTTTTGGCGATCGCTGTGGAAGCGCGTTTACTATCGATATGAACTAATGCTCCCTCGCCAAAGATATCACCATGATAGATGGTCTCTAATACTTGTCCATTAACTGAAATTTCTACTTCTCCTTCTAGGATGCCATACATAACACTTCCTGCATCTCCCAAGGTAAATATCACATCTCCAGCACAAACATTGTGAGGCTCAGGAGATGTTTGAAAAATTTCTACAGTTTTGACTGGTGATAACACTTAATTTAACCTCTACTAATAATATTTTTAATTATGCTGCTCACTATGTAACAAGTATATTACTAAGCTTTTAAGCCAACACGATCTTGAGTAAATATTAGATTAACAGATGATTAAGGCAAAATTATCAACTTAAGTACTAAAAATATACAATGGAGCAACTTAACAGCAAAATTCAATGATTATTGGGCAAATCTCTCTCGGTTTTTAACCATCTGCTTTGAGGTTTGACTAAAAAATTGAGATAGATGGGAATTTTACCCAAAATATAGAAGGGAATGGCAATTAAATTTTTTAGAGGCAGATCGGCACGTCCAAACTTGCTCCATGCTAACAATACACCTGTAAGTAATAACCCTCCAGCAATAGTAACAATAACTGCGGGAAAGCTAGAGACAGACGTACCGAGGGCAACTAACCAAAACCCGATCATACTTGCCATCCAAATCATTACCAGTAACGACAAAGGAGGAATCAAAATATCTAACGCTAGTCCTAAAGCAGCCAAATTCTTGGTCTTAATAAATGCCTTCAGTAGCCGAGGTACTTCTACTCCGATCATTTCTAAGTGTCCGTGTTCCCAGCGCGATCGCTGACTTTGAGCGTCTTTATCTTTCATCAGACGACCCATAACCAAAGCATGTTCACAAAATACTGGAGTAGAACCAGCCAAAGCCAAGTCAACCGTTAGCTGCATATCATCGGTAGTTTTGCTACCTGCTAAAGAAACTTGTCCTAAAGGATTTCCTAAAGGATTAGCTGGCGCGTCAGCTATCGCGTCATTAATCAGTGACCAAGGAAACGCCATGCCCGAACCTGTTAGAAGGCTATGCCAACCTAGGCGATTTAAACCCAATAAGCGTACTTGATTTTTTACTTTAATCGAGAACATTGAGACTCGATCTTTCAGGCTAGGATTATCTGGCTGCTCCATTAAATAGGTCGCCTGTACTGGTCTACCTGTAGCGATCGCTTTACTGGTAATATTTTTAATCGTATCGGGTTTAACAATACAGTCTCCATCAAGAATAACTAATACTTCAGGATCAATATTGTTTTTCAACATATATTTAATTGCATAATCTAAAGCATATCCCTTACCCCGATCTGTTTTATGCTCGCGTTCTAATACCTCTACTTTCGTAGCTCTAGCTAATTCAGCAGTATCATCATGACAGTTATCAGCAATGACAATTACTCGATCTTGTTCGGTTAACTGAGTTTGCAAAACCTGAATAACATTAACAATTTGTTCTGCTTCATTATGAGCAGGAATTAAAATTGTGGTTCTGGGTCGTGATGCGATCGCTGACCCTTGAGGATTAACATTTTCTGGGTTAAAGCTAGGAAAAGTTGAAACAAATGCTGCTAAACATTCGACAAAAAACATCAAACAGGGAATTAAGACCATAATTCCGAGCGTCAAAAAAATTAAGTCAACTATAGTATTAAATTCCATCTCAATAATTTCAATAATTTCAAATCGTGGTTATTTAGTAACACTATACTAGCCATTCATAGTATCTACGATTTTTCGGTTTTTGCTAATAGAGCCATGATTTTTCTTGGCTAAGAGAAAAATTGTGCTAAATTTTACTAGAAGTATCTAGTCTTATTGCCGATCTGCTTCACTATAATGCCAATTACTAATTATCTCTAAAAGTCAGTAAAACTATCTAATAAAATATTTAATTAACTTGAGAGTTAGTAAAACTATGGTTGAAATTATTATTGCAATTAGAATCTAAATTAATATGCTTATTTCTATCTGTATTATTACTTTTAAGCGACCTGAAGGCTTGAAAAGACTGCTTAAGGCGATCAATAATTTAACTTTTACCAGAATAGATTGTCCTGCGATTGAAGTAATAGTTGTAGACAATGACACGGAAAATGTGGCAGAACAAGTTTGTCAATCTATGGAAGCAGATTTTCTTTGGTCTTTAAAATACTCCACACAGCCACAAAGAGGTATTACTTATGCTCGCAATAAATGTCTTAGTTTGGCTAGTAAATCAGCAGATTTTGTGGCAATTATTGATGATGATGAAACTCCAGAAGCATCTTGGCTAGAAGAATTATTGCTAGCGCAAAAAAAATATGCGGCGGATGTCGTAACAGGGCCAATTGTTCCCCGCTTTTTAGAAGACGATGTTCCCAGTTGGATTAAAAAAGGAGGTTTGTTTGAGACTGCTCGTTATCAGACTGGAACAATACGCCATGTTGCATTTACCAATAATGTCATGGTCAAGGGTGAAATCATTCGTCAGTATGAACCTGTATTTGACAACCGTTTTGCGATGACAGGAGGGGAAGATTCACATTTCTTTTTAAGTTTAAATGAAGCTGGTTATAAGATTGTTTGGGCAGATGAAGCGATCGCTTATGAGTGGGTTCCTGCTTCTCGGACTAATTTAAACTGGATTCTCAATCGAGGATTTCGGACTTGGGGTACTCATAGTTTAGTCGAAAAAGAGCTATATCCTTCGTTCCAGGTTCGGTTAGTCAGGATGATTAAAGGATTGGGTTTGATTTTATTGGGTATTTTAAGCTTTATTCCCGCTTCAGTGATGGGTAAAGCAGCAGTTGCTAAAGCTTTACTATTTATCTATCGTGGTGCAGGAACTTTCGCTGGTTTGCTTGGGGTAGATTATGAAGAATACAAGACAGTTCATACTGATTTAGGCATTACTAAGCAGTAGTAGTCTGTCAAAAATTGCAAATTTATAATTACAGCGAATTTCAGTTGGATAGAACCCATTACCCATTACCCATTACCCATTACCCATTACCCATTACCCATTACCCATTACCCATTACCCATTACTTCGATAAATTAATGTGTCTACTCAATTGAAAACTGCTGTAAGTGAGAAGATTTGCGGTAAATTTATTGATGTCTATTCGCTTCTAATCAGGATAATATCTTGAACAATTCTTGTTTTGAACAGTTTGCCCCCATTGCTGCGATCGCAACTAATCAACAAGCAGCACAAGTAATTACCAGCTTAACTCAAGACCCAAATGTTACCCTGTGGTTGCCTAGTTCGTTAGAATTTTCAGGCAATGCTCAACACTATGATAGTTCTCTGAAAGAGCATCTGGCTCTCATTTGGCAGCAACATCAAGCTTTTGTGTTCTGTTTGGCTGCTGGTGCAGTTGTACGGTTAATTGCCCCCCTTTTGCAACATAAGGCTCAAGATCCTGCGGTGGTGGTAATAGATGCTCAAGGAAATTATGTTATTAGTCTTTGTAGTGGACATCAAGGTAAGGCAGATCTTCTGGCTCAGGCGATCGCAGCTCAAATTGGCGCAACTGCCATCATTACGGGAGCATCTTATAGTCTATCCTTACCAGCGATCGATACTCTGGGGTTTATCTACGGCTGGCGCAAAGGAGAGGGTAATTGGACAGAAGTAACCGCAGCAATTGCCAAACAAGAGAGAATAGAGGTAATTCAAGAAGCTGGTTCAATGTTGTGGCAAGAACATTTACCTCAACAGCATCCTTTTTATTTTGGGTTTATCGATACTCAAGCAGAAGCTAAACCTCAAGCACGAGTTTGGATTAGTCCGACTAAAAGAAAAATTGCGACTAAAAATGATTTTCCTCAACTTCAGTGGCATCCTAAAGTATTGTGGATTGGTCTTGGTTGTGAGCGAAATACCTCTCGCGAGTTAATTGAGCAAGCAATTAATGAAACCTGTCAGACTTATCACTTGGCGACTGAAGCGATCGCGGGAATAGTCAGTATTGATTTAAAAGCCGATGAGACGGGAATTGTGGAAGTATGTCAAAGACGCAATTTGATTTTTAAAACTTTTACAGCGGAACAATTAAATCAGGTAAATGTGCCGACACCTTCGGAAGTAGTTAAAGAAGAAGTGGGAACCCCTAGCGTAGCGGAAGCTGCTGCTATTTTAGCAGGCAAAAACTTATTGGTATCCAAACAAATTTTCAAATCAGATGATCGATCGGGAGCAGTTACCGTAGCGATCGCTCAAGCCGATCGAGAATATATTGGACGAATAGGAAAATTATATCTAGTCGGAATTGGCCCTGGTAATTTAAATCAAATTACTCCTGCTGCTAAAACTGCCATCACGGAAGCGGATGTTGTAATTGGCTATCAACTCTATATCGATCTAATTGCAGCTTTAAAACGCCCAGGACAGATAGTTGAATCTTCCCCCATTACCCAAGAGCAACAGCGAGCAAAACGAGCTATTGAACTCGCTCAGTGGGGTTTAACCGTCGCCGTGGTTTCCTCTGGAG from Pleurocapsa minor HA4230-MV1 includes the following:
- a CDS encoding RNA 2'-phosphotransferase, which encodes MSYLVHNSLYVHLSAEIQTTIKVGQRHGKPIVLIVLAQKMHESGHQFYLSDKGVWLTQSVPIQFNC
- a CDS encoding DUF2207 domain-containing protein yields the protein MNVVNVEQKQLLSKIEAFSFERPDTNFAFSQRLAKENGWDIEYANRVIQEYRKFVFLAVVAGHLVTPSEQVDQVWHLHLTYTHSYWDEFCPNVLGQPLHHQPTQGGKSEQIKYHDLYHQTLVSYTKIFGHQPPEDIWSSPENRFGKDLIFKRVNTKENWIIAKPHLAWENITNQIDFIFSKQATAIISIFLGLLIFFGVTLPGFANYYPFYWDFLNVNLDLQDNGDLLVTETQKYVFTDQHSPEHYRFIKLDRVKEIKDVQVFEDDHLLPIETATEGDRFWIKWQENLSDLDTHTFILKYRAIGATINNYGADRLNWKAIFPKRDAPINHAEIVVNLPESLVGTVRNYYSMGGDFNSSLIGDRTIKFNSLRSLLPGEASLIKVTFLGNFLNLNPINHSSAKNSAFLLAFIILMILLSVMIFIISSLSTTVDLQPESKSKSKSRKTSSSGSDSFGGCGGGCGGGCGGGCGGGCGGGCGGGG
- a CDS encoding TrkA family potassium uptake protein, with amino-acid sequence MYVLIGGSGLVGLSLAQKLVELRHTVAVVDIDPNACRYAREQLGVMAFEGSAVKTEVLLEAGILKADAVAAVLRNDALNLALVALAKNYGVPQILSRMRHRDFADPLSLTGATHIVSTVDLAVSTMVNAIEYPQVESMMHFEQGQIEVLKLAIPNNCYVVGRSVAEIAQDPKFPTGSLVIGYQAHPHEDLTIPNGSTVLESGSTILMVTKPGLLHQVIDFIEGCK
- a CDS encoding DUF3124 domain-containing protein, with product MERPIEIAALASVDFFVDTTDTSGGSGANFIVEWVAQTEVSEPAIEAIMIGSSFQQGISFISPGRVIKNQNHRKPSTSVPGF
- a CDS encoding GAF domain-containing protein, which translates into the protein MSNSADPKNILVKLVTAIANTLEVDRCFLYVRDPQSRLGQVACCYCRNPQVPDLSSNQWRVETDLEAKDPLFAAALNCKPAVYVEDVETASPEIVNREYEAREFGHRALIHAHLCAEGKLWGIVQPCVFEHPRQWTTTNREFMETMVIQMNPLVQQYVQKNISGGGK
- a CDS encoding DUF3891 family protein, translating into MIVNMKADGWEIIYHRAHALLAAQIAAHWNQADSPLRIIDTIAAISHHDDLEKEWEEDMLTEAGAPKDFTLEKQKSSVEKLNKHIESALYRGRWVALLTSMHTCFLHQSNEPKEIADFVKEQKRLQQVWCKELGVSQKEADSSYQFMKWCDRLSLILCQQQIPDNNRKLEINDGPDGQKYYIAMSDENSLTVTPWCFTEDKVKFYVETSHLSQVEFKDNTEIIEALKNAPRKYQEWIFEKSK
- a CDS encoding sodium:proton antiporter, with the translated sequence MNVSSLVQILVILLLVATGVALLSRWLRIPYVTGLVLAGLPITEVFSRRIGLDPSLVLNLLLPILLFDAAINTDLSRLRSTFKPIALLAGPGSVFSSAIIAALLKFGLGLTWIPALLIGVILANTDTVSMIAVFKEIHVPSKLSTIVEGETLLNDAAALVSFNLILTVYETGSLTFLGGVQELLYVALGGSVVGLVLGYLSLPIFTRLDDPLSSLLLTVAVSLGTFQVGQFLGVSGAVAVVVAGLIFGNLGISRTPSASERITLLSFWEYASFGVNSFIFLLIGIEINPITLWRILPSILFVVLAYQLGRIFSVYPLLAGLRWFDRPIPLRWQHVLFFGNIKGSLSMALALSVPFALPERAEIITLVFGAVLFSLVGQGLSLPWLVKRLKLSNFSSSRQQIEQWQAQLMTAKAAQDELDSLLKSGVLPKAVYEEMRAAYQVRVAGAEKALREIYNHRSDEFGNQSNELTKLDTIRRRLLLAEKAALNEAMRKRILSETIVRSRLQTIDEQLLRLEED